One part of the Candidatus Neomarinimicrobiota bacterium genome encodes these proteins:
- a CDS encoding TonB-dependent receptor has protein sequence MNSNIKRIRVLIFSFLILFTFNSINAGVLKGKVYDKNSEKPLPAANIYLKGTNFGAASDLDGNFYIQNVPEGEYEVVVSYIGYETRTIKVKVPTTGSVTQDFGLSPITVRGKEVVVTAQALGQVQAISQQLASDKIANVVSEARLQELPDFNAAQALSRLPGVSTLESSGEANKVVIRGIAPQYNSVSVEGVRLTSTGSTQMGVTAIAGGAGHVNTDRSVDLSMISPYMIKSISVYKSITPDMNANTVGGTVEMQLREAPSGFRYDILGQSGYTYMTNNYGNYRFVVSVSNRIFNERLGFYLLGNMEKYDRDADIMNAGYITTSVEIDTLTGYRPVRVTNVTLNRHVETRERYGANLILDYRLPYGYIKMLNLYARRNSDFEDYRTVLNYNDRLIGFNMREGSNNIDILLNSLEFNNDFNGVIFNLKLANTMSKNNLPESPYVSFRSGVAYKGVGKVPENTKPESLKVNWIYPGPDSIYLNTIQLWSTLYKESKKSVKSFLKVPYKIGSFISGYVKFGGEYFFKEIINDQEAPYAGMQYSGNYQQRMLDTVAARFNLFVDPQVARYPGTNFMGDAELMEPFLNDRFGRMHWVPDSDLLLKIAEYLNSDPRWAGKATGGPDETGGWYNGLFQQSANDYIFSEEYYAGYLMTEINLWKIKFIGGARYEKTINNYTVYNMFDMRNPENQAVDTVETRNPNEYLLPAVSIKISPFDWMDIRYAYTKSLARPAYHQMSPKISFNNPRNYVWAGNPDLKPGQSFNHDFAIAFHGNRLGLLTIGAFYKKIKDFIYHTNYRLYDVKKYETIKTIDDFQIVIVNKDGTVSVYKPERKATVSTYINGIWPAYVKGIEFDFQTRLWFMPGLMKGVVFGINYAKIKSETKYPLREDKTVIVGPRQTETFVVDSTRTGRLIYQPDDILNAYVGYDHKGFSIRLSFNYQGDMASYVGSYPEQDGYTRDYFKIDLSVRQKLPVWKSEIYLDVTNLNNEINESAQITIDGFTNMKYYGMVANAGIRFRF, from the coding sequence ATGAACTCTAATATTAAGAGGATTAGAGTATTAATCTTTTCATTTTTAATATTATTTACATTTAATAGTATTAATGCTGGTGTTTTAAAGGGTAAAGTATATGATAAAAACAGTGAAAAACCCCTGCCAGCTGCTAATATTTATTTGAAAGGTACTAACTTTGGAGCTGCTTCAGATTTAGATGGAAATTTTTACATACAAAATGTTCCGGAAGGAGAATATGAAGTTGTAGTTTCATATATAGGATATGAAACACGTACAATCAAAGTTAAAGTTCCTACAACAGGATCAGTAACACAAGATTTTGGTCTTAGTCCTATTACAGTAAGGGGTAAAGAAGTGGTAGTAACCGCACAGGCTTTGGGACAGGTACAAGCTATAAGTCAGCAGTTGGCATCAGATAAAATAGCAAATGTTGTTTCAGAAGCCAGGCTTCAGGAATTGCCAGATTTTAATGCTGCTCAGGCCCTGAGTAGGTTACCCGGCGTATCCACACTCGAAAGCTCAGGAGAAGCAAATAAGGTGGTCATCAGAGGTATAGCGCCCCAGTATAATTCGGTTTCAGTTGAAGGCGTTAGATTAACATCTACGGGAAGTACCCAAATGGGAGTAACAGCAATAGCAGGTGGAGCTGGTCACGTTAATACTGATAGAAGTGTAGATTTGAGCATGATTTCTCCTTATATGATTAAATCTATATCGGTTTATAAGTCTATAACACCTGATATGAATGCTAATACTGTTGGCGGTACAGTTGAGATGCAACTCAGGGAAGCACCCTCAGGATTCAGGTATGATATATTAGGTCAGTCTGGATATACCTATATGACAAATAATTACGGTAACTATAGGTTTGTTGTCTCTGTAAGCAATAGAATTTTTAATGAAAGATTGGGTTTTTATTTACTCGGGAATATGGAAAAATACGATAGAGATGCTGATATTATGAATGCTGGTTATATAACCACAAGTGTAGAAATTGATACATTAACCGGTTATCGGCCTGTAAGGGTTACTAATGTAACTTTGAATAGGCATGTAGAAACAAGGGAACGTTATGGAGCAAACTTAATATTGGATTACAGATTGCCATATGGATACATAAAAATGTTAAACCTTTATGCTCGCCGTAATTCTGACTTTGAGGATTACAGGACTGTACTGAATTATAATGATAGGTTAATTGGATTCAATATGAGGGAAGGATCAAATAATATCGATATATTATTAAACTCACTTGAATTTAATAATGACTTTAATGGTGTAATTTTTAATTTGAAGTTAGCAAATACAATGTCAAAGAATAATTTACCTGAATCTCCGTATGTTTCTTTCAGATCAGGTGTTGCGTATAAGGGTGTCGGTAAAGTACCTGAAAATACTAAACCAGAGTCATTAAAGGTCAACTGGATTTATCCGGGACCCGATTCGATATATTTAAATACCATACAATTATGGTCTACATTATATAAAGAATCTAAGAAATCTGTTAAATCATTTTTGAAAGTACCATATAAAATAGGTAGTTTCATTTCTGGTTATGTAAAATTCGGAGGTGAATATTTCTTTAAAGAGATTATAAATGATCAGGAAGCACCCTATGCTGGTATGCAATATTCTGGGAATTATCAACAGCGTATGCTTGATACGGTTGCTGCAAGATTTAATCTTTTTGTAGATCCTCAGGTTGCAAGGTATCCAGGGACAAATTTTATGGGTGATGCAGAATTGATGGAACCGTTCTTAAATGATAGATTTGGGAGAATGCACTGGGTGCCCGATTCAGACCTTCTTCTTAAAATAGCAGAATATTTAAATAGTGATCCAAGATGGGCTGGTAAAGCCACTGGCGGTCCTGATGAGACAGGAGGCTGGTATAATGGGCTATTCCAGCAATCAGCTAATGATTACATTTTTAGTGAGGAATATTATGCCGGGTATCTGATGACTGAGATAAATTTATGGAAAATTAAATTTATTGGCGGTGCTCGATATGAAAAGACAATAAATAATTATACGGTGTATAATATGTTTGACATGCGAAATCCAGAGAACCAGGCGGTAGATACAGTTGAAACAAGAAATCCAAATGAGTACTTACTGCCAGCGGTTTCTATAAAGATTTCTCCGTTTGACTGGATGGATATTAGATATGCATATACTAAAAGTCTGGCACGTCCTGCATACCATCAGATGTCGCCCAAGATAAGTTTTAATAATCCAAGAAACTATGTATGGGCTGGTAATCCTGATTTAAAACCGGGCCAATCTTTTAATCATGATTTTGCAATAGCATTTCACGGAAACAGGCTGGGGCTTCTAACGATTGGCGCTTTTTATAAAAAGATAAAAGATTTTATATATCATACGAACTATAGATTATATGATGTAAAAAAGTATGAAACAATCAAAACAATAGACGATTTTCAGATCGTTATTGTGAATAAAGATGGTACAGTAAGTGTGTACAAACCTGAACGAAAAGCTACAGTGTCTACATATATTAATGGTATCTGGCCAGCATATGTTAAGGGAATCGAATTTGATTTCCAAACAAGGTTATGGTTTATGCCTGGATTAATGAAAGGTGTGGTGTTTGGTATAAATTATGCAAAAATAAAATCAGAGACTAAATATCCATTAAGAGAAGATAAAACTGTGATTGTTGGTCCACGACAAACGGAGACATTCGTTGTTGATAGTACTCGTACAGGAAGGCTTATATATCAACCTGATGATATTCTGAATGCTTACGTTGGTTATGATCATAAAGGATTTTCTATTAGATTGTCATTTAATTATCAGGGCGATATGGCAAGTTATGTTGGTTCGTACCCAGAACAGGATGGATATACAAGGGATTATTTTAAAATTGATCTATCTGTAAGGCAGAAATTACCGGTATGGAAATCTGAAATATATCTCGATGTAACAAATCTCAATAATGAAATAAATGAATCTGCTCAGATAACCATTGATGGATTTACAAATATGAAATACTATGGTATGGTCGCGAATGCAGGTATAAGGTTTAGATTTTAA
- a CDS encoding uroporphyrinogen decarboxylase family protein — protein MTDKQWQVLLDVINGELIEPMPIGFIIDCPWLPGWYGITILDYFTSPELWFQANLKAVTSFPDIMFFPGFWSEFGMCTEPSAFGARCVFTENGFPHAHKVVKSIDEIRNLNIPEVTTDGLLPFMINRLKMYKNKIEETGHKIRFSVSRGPLNVASYIMGMTEFLTAIMTNPDEVHDLLKKVTIFLKNWHKFQRETFPTIDGILILDDIIGFIGEDHFKEFALPYLKELFDVDVSVKFLHNDAPCKVSAKYLPEIGVNLFNMGFDITLNELKELTGNMVTLLGNIPPRDVLAQGKPEDVKKAVVDLMNSLKDRSRVILSCGGGMPPGVSSENISAFIDAVKNYK, from the coding sequence ATGACTGATAAACAATGGCAAGTATTATTAGATGTAATAAATGGGGAACTGATAGAACCTATGCCTATAGGTTTTATTATAGACTGTCCATGGCTTCCCGGGTGGTATGGTATAACCATTCTTGACTATTTTACATCACCTGAACTGTGGTTTCAGGCAAACCTTAAAGCAGTAACAAGTTTTCCTGATATTATGTTTTTCCCTGGATTTTGGTCGGAATTCGGAATGTGTACGGAGCCATCCGCATTTGGCGCAAGGTGTGTGTTTACTGAAAATGGTTTTCCCCACGCCCATAAGGTCGTAAAATCTATTGATGAGATCAGAAACCTGAATATTCCTGAGGTTACAACTGATGGGCTATTGCCATTTATGATCAACCGTTTAAAAATGTATAAAAATAAAATCGAAGAAACAGGACATAAAATCAGGTTCTCTGTGAGCCGTGGACCTTTGAATGTAGCTTCCTATATTATGGGAATGACAGAATTTTTGACAGCAATTATGACTAATCCTGATGAGGTACATGATTTATTAAAAAAAGTTACAATTTTTTTGAAGAACTGGCACAAATTTCAAAGAGAAACATTCCCAACAATTGATGGTATACTCATTCTTGATGATATAATTGGTTTTATTGGCGAAGATCATTTTAAAGAGTTTGCATTGCCTTATTTAAAGGAGTTGTTTGATGTTGATGTATCAGTGAAATTTTTACACAATGACGCACCATGTAAAGTCAGTGCTAAGTACTTGCCCGAGATTGGGGTTAATCTTTTTAATATGGGTTTCGACATAACATTAAATGAGTTGAAAGAGCTGACAGGCAATATGGTTACACTCCTGGGTAATATACCACCTCGTGACGTACTGGCACAGGGTAAACCAGAAGATGTAAAAAAAGCTGTAGTAGATTTGATGAATTCGCTGAAGGATCGATCGAGAGTTATACTTTCTTGTGGTGGTGGAATGCCTCCTGGGGTATCAAGTGAAAATATTAGTGCATTTATCGATGCGGTAAAAAATTATAAATAA
- a CDS encoding alpha-glucuronidase → MKFKNKLCTLCILLIHTVLGMSILLADDGYELWLKYRPLANKKILKEYKDAIKSFVVFGNSETQEIIKREIGDAIRGLLGESILNTDHITDKCLVVAKFSDVGSDIVSGLKHIFNNLGDEDFIIRNINLPDRQIILISGNTDIACLYGSFWFIRHIQMEKSIKELDIVSIPKIKYRLLNHWDNLDGTVERGYAGKSIWKWHELPEKIDKRYYDYARANASIGINGTVLNNVNATPKILIRDYLIKIAKLAEIFRPYGIRVFLSVNFASPLKNGGIGNLDTADPFEPEVRKWWKKKIAEIYELIPDFGGFLVKANSEGMPGPLDYGRSHADGANMLAETLKPYGGIVMWRAFVYNPETDPDRVKRAYKEFVPLDGKFLKNVFIQVKNGPLDFQPREPVHPLFGAMPNTPLMLELQITQEYLGHSNHLVFLASMWREYLDFDLYCEGKGTTLARVIDGSVYNYHMTGIAGVSNIGNDSNWCGYIFAQANWYAFGRLAWDHTLKPKKIADEWITLTLTKNEYVKERIKKMMLGSWEALVNYRHPLGLHHLMESGSHYGVDPGNANEPRIDWTSVYYHRADSIGIGYNRSSTGSNAVSQYCPPLSEIFDNIETCPEKYLLWFHQVPWRYKMKSGRTLWEEMCFKYNSGVEYVKWMKKEWQKLKNDIDPEIWNHVNKKLRIQYEDAKLWRDTCLEYFSKFSKIPVPDFN, encoded by the coding sequence ATGAAATTTAAAAATAAACTGTGTACGCTGTGTATATTATTAATACATACAGTATTAGGTATGTCTATTTTGCTTGCAGATGATGGATATGAGCTCTGGCTAAAATATAGACCATTGGCTAATAAAAAAATATTAAAAGAATATAAGGATGCTATTAAAAGTTTTGTCGTATTTGGAAATTCTGAAACGCAAGAAATAATAAAAAGAGAAATAGGAGATGCAATCCGTGGTCTGTTAGGAGAAAGCATACTTAATACGGATCATATAACAGACAAATGCCTTGTTGTAGCTAAATTCTCGGATGTTGGTTCAGATATTGTTTCAGGGCTAAAGCACATCTTTAATAATCTTGGTGATGAAGACTTTATTATAAGGAATATTAATCTTCCTGACAGGCAGATTATATTAATATCTGGAAATACTGACATAGCATGTTTATATGGCTCTTTCTGGTTCATCAGACATATACAAATGGAAAAGAGTATCAAAGAATTGGACATAGTGTCAATACCTAAGATAAAATATAGATTACTTAATCACTGGGATAATCTTGATGGAACTGTTGAGCGAGGTTATGCAGGTAAATCAATCTGGAAATGGCATGAATTACCAGAGAAAATTGATAAACGCTATTATGATTATGCCAGAGCTAATGCATCTATTGGGATCAATGGCACAGTTTTGAATAATGTGAATGCAACCCCGAAAATTTTGATAAGAGATTATTTGATAAAAATTGCTAAACTTGCAGAAATTTTTCGTCCCTATGGAATACGGGTTTTTCTTTCTGTAAATTTTGCTTCCCCGTTGAAAAATGGTGGTATTGGTAATCTTGATACAGCTGACCCTTTTGAACCTGAAGTGAGAAAGTGGTGGAAAAAGAAGATTGCTGAAATTTATGAATTAATCCCTGATTTCGGTGGGTTTTTAGTAAAAGCTAATTCAGAAGGGATGCCCGGTCCCTTGGACTATGGAAGATCACACGCTGATGGTGCGAATATGCTGGCAGAAACCCTTAAACCATATGGTGGTATTGTTATGTGGAGGGCTTTCGTATACAATCCAGAGACTGATCCAGATAGGGTAAAAAGGGCTTATAAAGAGTTTGTACCTTTAGATGGGAAGTTTCTAAAAAATGTTTTTATTCAGGTTAAGAATGGGCCTCTTGATTTTCAGCCTCGTGAACCGGTTCATCCGCTTTTCGGAGCAATGCCAAATACACCATTGATGCTTGAGCTACAAATTACGCAAGAATATTTAGGTCATTCAAACCATCTGGTTTTCCTTGCGAGTATGTGGAGAGAATATCTTGATTTTGATCTGTATTGTGAGGGTAAAGGTACAACACTTGCAAGAGTTATAGATGGTTCGGTTTATAATTACCATATGACAGGGATTGCTGGCGTTTCCAATATAGGTAATGATTCAAACTGGTGTGGTTATATATTTGCTCAAGCAAACTGGTATGCTTTTGGAAGATTAGCCTGGGACCATACTTTAAAACCTAAAAAAATAGCAGATGAATGGATAACATTAACTTTAACGAAAAATGAATATGTAAAAGAGAGAATAAAAAAGATGATGTTAGGCTCGTGGGAGGCACTCGTTAATTACAGACATCCATTAGGGCTTCACCATTTGATGGAATCTGGTTCACATTACGGTGTAGATCCTGGAAATGCTAATGAGCCAAGGATTGATTGGACATCTGTATATTATCATCGAGCAGATTCTATCGGTATTGGATATAACAGATCCTCAACCGGAAGTAATGCAGTAAGCCAGTATTGCCCGCCACTAAGTGAAATTTTTGATAATATAGAAACGTGTCCTGAAAAATATCTACTATGGTTTCATCAAGTACCGTGGAGATATAAAATGAAGTCTGGACGAACACTGTGGGAAGAGATGTGTTTTAAGTATAATAGTGGTGTTGAATACGTAAAATGGATGAAAAAAGAATGGCAAAAGTTAAAGAATGATATAGATCCTGAAATCTGGAATCACGTTAACAAGAAACTTCGAATCCAGTATGAGGACGCAAAGCTCTGGAGGGATACCTGTCTGGAATATTTTAGTAAATTCAGTAAAATACCTGTGCCAGATTTTAATTGA
- a CDS encoding glycoside hydrolase family 3 C-terminal domain-containing protein, with protein MSNARDKFISEKLSQMTLDDKIGQLLTFTWRGAIITPSGTEQITRLLCGGLCLEPYALETCKNLYWGNSQIDPNFVEPEGYFKIANTYFDGRTFGISITPEEYTERLNKLQRIALSRPSGIPLHMTIDFEGDFKNDYMSGGIRQFPPPMGMAAIGDTDITYKIGLTIGRMLTAIGVTQIYSPVCDVNINPANPEIGVRSFSDDPHLCAKHAAALVKGLQDGGLVATAKHFPGRGDSATDAHDVLDVIRVDKKRMYEVELVPFKAAIDAGVKAIMTAHSVYPAYDEEYPATLSEKILKGVLREELGFEGVIVSDAIGMAAILKNWPLPEACVKAIKAGVDTILLKADDESRSQCFFGIKRAVQEGEIPMERIDEAVTRLLKMKYDQGLFKTAGKRDPKKTHKIVRDKKVIDFSWDIAKKSIVIMWDNKKLLPLDKNKRILVIEQRIPYEFVGKDPYHHTHMFCEAMSTHSTNLILTDTDFSAYEEEINECLELAKQANLVVMTNYYARIVKSGNNQLLVKKLKEAGHTVIVVTNTPYPYGATEEADAVICNFSATPDSIRAAADLLFGKFQPCPTTKIPINLQVAKGKVIRQEAPRKKDISLDLSYC; from the coding sequence ATGTCAAATGCAAGAGATAAATTTATAAGTGAAAAATTAAGTCAAATGACTTTAGATGATAAGATTGGTCAACTTTTAACTTTTACCTGGCGTGGTGCAATTATTACCCCAAGTGGTACAGAGCAAATTACAAGATTGCTTTGCGGTGGATTATGTCTTGAGCCTTATGCACTGGAGACATGCAAAAATCTTTATTGGGGTAATTCACAAATAGACCCAAATTTTGTTGAACCAGAAGGTTATTTTAAAATAGCAAACACTTATTTTGATGGAAGGACATTTGGTATCAGTATCACACCAGAAGAGTACACTGAAAGATTGAATAAATTGCAGCGAATAGCCCTTAGCCGTCCGTCTGGTATCCCTCTTCATATGACAATAGATTTTGAAGGTGATTTCAAGAATGATTATATGTCTGGTGGAATAAGACAATTTCCTCCACCTATGGGTATGGCAGCCATTGGTGATACTGATATAACCTATAAAATAGGTCTTACAATAGGCAGAATGTTGACCGCTATTGGTGTAACACAAATCTATTCACCAGTTTGTGATGTAAATATCAATCCTGCTAATCCCGAAATTGGGGTTAGGTCATTCAGCGATGATCCGCATCTCTGTGCCAAACATGCAGCTGCTTTGGTTAAAGGTCTGCAGGATGGTGGGCTTGTAGCGACTGCAAAACATTTTCCAGGGAGAGGTGATTCTGCAACTGACGCGCATGATGTTCTGGACGTGATTCGTGTTGATAAAAAGAGAATGTACGAGGTTGAATTAGTACCATTTAAAGCCGCTATAGATGCTGGTGTAAAGGCAATAATGACTGCTCACTCGGTATATCCTGCATACGATGAAGAGTATCCAGCAACTCTTTCAGAGAAAATCTTGAAAGGGGTGCTGAGAGAAGAGCTTGGTTTTGAAGGAGTTATCGTATCCGATGCAATAGGTATGGCAGCAATTTTAAAGAACTGGCCATTGCCAGAAGCCTGCGTAAAAGCAATAAAAGCAGGTGTGGATACTATCCTGCTTAAGGCTGATGATGAATCAAGAAGTCAATGTTTCTTTGGTATTAAGCGAGCTGTTCAGGAAGGTGAAATACCAATGGAAAGAATTGACGAAGCAGTGACAAGACTATTAAAAATGAAATATGATCAAGGATTATTTAAAACTGCTGGAAAAAGAGATCCGAAAAAAACTCACAAGATCGTAAGGGATAAGAAGGTTATAGATTTTTCATGGGATATAGCAAAAAAATCAATTGTTATTATGTGGGATAATAAAAAACTGTTACCTCTTGATAAGAATAAGAGAATTCTAGTTATTGAACAACGCATACCTTATGAATTTGTTGGTAAGGATCCATATCATCATACCCACATGTTTTGCGAAGCTATGTCGACACATTCTACGAATCTTATTCTAACCGATACAGATTTTTCTGCTTACGAAGAGGAGATAAACGAATGTCTAGAGCTTGCAAAACAAGCAAATCTTGTAGTCATGACGAATTACTATGCTCGTATAGTAAAGTCCGGAAATAATCAACTTCTTGTAAAAAAATTGAAAGAGGCAGGTCATACAGTTATTGTTGTTACAAATACTCCTTATCCCTATGGGGCAACTGAGGAAGCCGATGCCGTCATATGTAACTTTAGTGCTACTCCCGATTCAATAAGAGCTGCTGCAGATTTATTGTTTGGAAAATTTCAGCCATGTCCTACAACCAAGATCCCGATTAACCTTCAAGTAGCAAAGGGAAAAGTTATCAGGCAGGAGGCGCCAAGAAAAAAAGATATTTCACTTGATCTATCATATTGCTAA
- a CDS encoding carbohydrate kinase family protein: MVKEKDIEVVAAGHICLDIIPEFTIKEKVNSVTDVLIPGKMINMGKCVVVGGGPVTNAGVSIRRLGVKTELIGKIGNDNFGEDVLRWYEENEGHFTGIRMVEGESTSYTIAICIPGIDRFYLHHCGANDTFGYDDMDFDLVERAKLVLFGYPPWMRKLYENKGTELTRILKKTKELNATTALDLSLPDVDSYAGQQDWRAILEDWVLLTDLMVPSAEEIFFFLYRDEFLKKRANLGPGESVLDHITVKEISNVGRDLIEMGTAVAMIKCGHRGLYIRTADKNRLDKLGAAKCANLDNWSNRELWFPVYEEEKFVGALGSGDSAIAGFIAAFVWGHTIESCLRYANAAGSMNVTVPDGLSWNKGFEDLTRRIESGWKTKNMVINEEGWKFENGFWVGPNNSGVWESEIKK; encoded by the coding sequence GTGGTAAAAGAAAAGGATATTGAGGTCGTAGCAGCAGGACATATTTGTCTTGATATTATACCCGAATTCACAATTAAAGAAAAAGTAAATAGCGTTACGGATGTACTAATTCCTGGTAAGATGATTAATATGGGGAAGTGCGTCGTTGTAGGCGGTGGTCCTGTTACGAATGCCGGAGTATCAATAAGACGTCTAGGTGTAAAAACCGAATTGATCGGAAAGATTGGAAATGACAATTTTGGTGAAGATGTTCTGAGATGGTATGAGGAAAATGAGGGTCATTTCACTGGTATTAGAATGGTTGAGGGTGAATCAACTTCTTACACAATTGCAATATGTATACCGGGAATTGATCGTTTCTATCTACATCATTGTGGTGCGAATGATACTTTTGGATACGATGATATGGATTTCGATCTAGTTGAAAGAGCCAAATTAGTGCTTTTTGGATATCCACCATGGATGAGAAAGCTTTATGAAAATAAGGGAACTGAGCTTACCAGAATACTTAAGAAAACAAAGGAATTAAATGCTACAACTGCTCTTGATTTATCCCTTCCTGATGTAGATAGTTATGCGGGGCAACAGGACTGGAGGGCAATTCTTGAAGATTGGGTATTACTCACTGATTTGATGGTTCCCAGTGCGGAAGAGATATTTTTCTTCTTATATAGGGATGAGTTTCTTAAAAAAAGAGCTAATCTTGGTCCAGGTGAAAGCGTGCTCGATCACATAACTGTAAAAGAGATTTCGAATGTAGGAAGAGATCTTATTGAAATGGGTACAGCGGTAGCGATGATAAAGTGCGGTCATAGAGGTCTATACATAAGGACAGCGGATAAAAATAGGCTGGATAAACTGGGAGCAGCAAAATGTGCTAATCTTGATAACTGGTCTAATAGGGAATTATGGTTTCCTGTCTACGAGGAGGAAAAGTTTGTAGGAGCTTTGGGAAGTGGAGATTCAGCTATTGCTGGTTTTATAGCTGCATTTGTATGGGGTCATACAATAGAGTCCTGCCTTAGGTACGCAAACGCTGCTGGCAGTATGAATGTGACTGTTCCGGATGGCCTGAGCTGGAATAAAGGTTTCGAGGATTTGACTAGGAGAATTGAGAGTGGATGGAAAACAAAGAATATGGTAATTAATGAAGAAGGATGGAAGTTTGAAAATGGTTTCTGGGTAGGTCCAAATAACAGCGGTGTTTGGGAAAGTGAAATTAAAAAATAA
- a CDS encoding endo-1,4-beta-xylanase, whose protein sequence is MNKDGNSNSPGLKDVFKDDFYIGVALSKDQVCGKERETLYVLKKHFNSVTPENILKWEEVHPKPNEYNFETVDKYVELGEKYNIFTIGHTLVWHLQTPDWVFKDVSGNWVDREGLLKRMKEHIFTVMERYKGKIHGWDVVNEAVDEEGSLRNSKWYEIIGEDYIQKAFEFAREADPDAELYYNDYNFEKPFKCQGIMKLIESLKERGIRIDGVGIQGHWFLEYPRLEEIEAYILALSRIGVKVIVSEMDISVLPIYPVESEAVDISLLIPEFQRVHNPYVDGLPESVEKALADRYVELFSLFHKYRENIKRVTLWAVHDRQTWRNYLPISGRKDYPMLFDRNCKPKLALKSLIEHFK, encoded by the coding sequence ATGAATAAAGATGGAAATTCTAATTCCCCTGGATTAAAAGATGTTTTCAAAGATGATTTTTATATTGGAGTTGCATTGAGCAAAGATCAAGTCTGCGGCAAAGAAAGGGAGACGTTGTATGTTTTAAAAAAGCATTTTAACAGTGTAACCCCTGAAAATATTTTGAAGTGGGAAGAAGTACACCCAAAACCGAATGAATACAATTTCGAAACTGTGGATAAATATGTCGAATTGGGTGAAAAATATAATATTTTTACCATCGGTCACACACTTGTCTGGCATTTGCAAACTCCGGATTGGGTTTTTAAGGATGTATCAGGCAATTGGGTAGATCGTGAAGGCTTATTGAAGCGCATGAAGGAGCATATTTTTACTGTTATGGAACGCTATAAAGGTAAAATACATGGCTGGGATGTGGTGAATGAGGCGGTAGATGAGGAGGGGAGTTTAAGAAATAGTAAATGGTATGAAATAATAGGGGAGGATTATATACAAAAAGCCTTTGAGTTTGCTCGTGAAGCCGATCCAGATGCAGAATTGTATTATAATGATTATAATTTTGAGAAGCCTTTTAAATGCCAAGGTATTATGAAATTAATAGAAAGTTTAAAAGAAAGAGGTATCCGTATTGATGGAGTAGGAATACAGGGTCACTGGTTTCTGGAATATCCCAGATTGGAAGAGATTGAGGCTTATATACTTGCTCTTTCAAGAATAGGGGTAAAGGTTATTGTGTCTGAAATGGATATAAGTGTTCTTCCAATTTATCCAGTGGAATCTGAAGCAGTAGATATTTCTTTACTTATTCCGGAATTTCAAAGGGTTCATAATCCATACGTCGATGGTTTACCTGAATCAGTCGAAAAGGCTCTTGCTGACAGGTATGTTGAATTATTTTCTCTGTTTCATAAGTATAGAGAAAACATAAAGAGAGTTACACTATGGGCTGTTCATGACCGCCAGACGTGGAGAAATTATTTACCGATATCAGGCAGAAAAGACTATCCAATGTTATTTGATAGAAATTGTAAGCCTAAATTAGCATTAAAATCATTAATTGAACATTTTAAATGA